In the genome of Caulobacter flavus, the window CGCTGAAGCTGTCGACCGAGGTGTCGGAGCTGTCGAGCCTGGGCGCCTTCACCGTCGGTTCGGGAACCTCCTCGACCCTGGTGATCCCGGGCCTGTCGGTGCGCCGCGCCGAGACGACCGTCGAGCTGCCCTCGGGCGGCGCCCTGATGATCGCCGGCCTGCTGCACCAGCAGACCAAGGAGAACATCGACTCTCTGCCGGGCATGACGTCGCTGCCGATCCTGGGCTCGCTGTTCCGGTCGCGCGACTACCTGAACGGCGAGACCGAGCTGGTGGTGATCATCACCCCCTACATCGTCGACCCCACCCGGCCGCAGGACCAGCAGACGCCGGCCGACGGCCTGCGGATCGCCGGCGACATGAGCACGGTGCTGCTGGGCCGCCTGAACAAGGTGGTCAAGGCCCCGCCGGGCGCCAACTCCGAGCGGACCTACCAGGGTCCGGTCGGCTACGTGATCGAATGAGGACGCGGACCATGACGCGAGCCAACACCCTTCGCGCGATCCTCGCCGGCGCCGGGCTGCTGACCCTGGCGGCCTGCGCCACGACGGGCGAGCAGGGCCCCGCCCCGCTCACCTCGACCACGCAATGGACCGACAAGGTCAAGGTCACCGCCGCGCCCGACGAGGTGCTGCTGGCCGTCCACGCCGAGGGCCTGTCGCCCCGGCAGGTCCAGGCGCTCGACGGCCTCCTGGCCCGGTTCAACGAGGCCGAGGCCAGGGAGCTGGTGGTGCTGGCGCCGGTCGGCGGGCCCGAGGCTCCGGCCGCGGGCCGCATGGCGGCCGCCGCGCGCGCCTACCTGATCGACGCGGGCGCGCCGCGCTTCGCCGTACGCATCGACTCCTATCCGGCCGACGGCGACAAGGCGCCGCCGCTGCGCGTCGGCTATCTGCGCCACACGGCCGAGATCCCGCGCTGC includes:
- a CDS encoding CpaD family pilus assembly protein; protein product: MTRANTLRAILAGAGLLTLAACATTGEQGPAPLTSTTQWTDKVKVTAAPDEVLLAVHAEGLSPRQVQALDGLLARFNEAEARELVVLAPVGGPEAPAAGRMAAAARAYLIDAGAPRFAVRIDSYPADGDKAPPLRVGYLRHTAEIPRCGTWGNLTATRDNDAYGNFGCAVTANMAAQVANPADLQGPRREDPADAMRRGVVMEKYRAGQMTASQKDTQSDGAVSRVVK